Proteins encoded in a region of the Clostridium sp. 'White wine YQ' genome:
- a CDS encoding M20 family peptidase: protein MNQELISYLSTCRKELFSLCKFLYDNPEESYKEVKACSYITNYLKEKGFYVNNNFLGIKTSFIAEVGSGHPKICFLCEYDAIADSGHVTGHNLLTTISIASSIALAKLSDKFKGSIVLIGCPGEYLGGTKTTMVRQGIFDDIDIVMQCHPNTITAESGTSSAIIPLKVNYKGNAGLSFLNKGVYNSLDATLLTFNILNSLMKGFPDNLEINSILSKGGLTPLLLPTDSEAKFYIRAKEMEYAKFAESKLREVCSFVSNILNINYSISFYEPPNEELLTNITLNRLYSHNLKEAGIIDIAPPKESNAGLSLGCVSQKVPTIQPYIDITNGQNINYGSVEFAKATLSDFAIDNAIKASQALCFTALDVLQNPQLLSEVKSEFFSFNKGLY, encoded by the coding sequence TTGAATCAGGAACTTATTTCATATCTATCAACCTGTAGAAAAGAGCTTTTCTCTTTATGCAAATTTCTATATGACAATCCAGAGGAAAGCTATAAAGAAGTAAAGGCATGTTCATATATAACAAATTATTTAAAAGAAAAAGGATTCTATGTTAATAATAATTTTTTAGGTATTAAGACCTCATTTATTGCTGAGGTAGGAAGCGGTCATCCAAAAATTTGCTTTTTATGCGAGTATGATGCAATTGCTGATTCTGGGCATGTTACTGGTCATAATTTATTAACTACAATTTCTATAGCATCATCTATAGCCCTTGCAAAGCTTTCTGATAAGTTTAAAGGTTCTATTGTCTTAATTGGCTGTCCTGGTGAATATTTGGGTGGTACAAAGACAACAATGGTAAGACAAGGTATCTTTGACGATATAGATATAGTAATGCAATGTCATCCTAATACTATAACAGCTGAAAGTGGAACATCTTCAGCAATAATCCCACTAAAAGTTAACTATAAGGGAAATGCAGGGCTAAGCTTTTTAAATAAAGGTGTATACAACTCTTTAGATGCAACGTTGCTTACATTCAATATTCTCAACTCCTTGATGAAGGGGTTTCCAGATAACTTAGAAATTAATTCTATCCTATCAAAAGGAGGACTTACACCGTTACTACTTCCAACAGACTCAGAAGCTAAATTTTATATACGAGCTAAAGAAATGGAATATGCTAAGTTTGCTGAAAGTAAACTTAGAGAGGTATGCTCATTTGTTTCAAATATTCTCAATATAAATTATTCTATTTCATTCTATGAACCTCCTAATGAAGAACTGTTGACGAATATAACATTAAACCGACTATATTCTCATAACTTAAAGGAGGCTGGTATTATTGATATTGCTCCACCTAAAGAAAGTAATGCCGGATTGAGCTTAGGTTGTGTTAGTCAAAAAGTTCCAACAATTCAACCCTATATCGACATAACCAATGGCCAAAACATCAACTATGGTTCTGTAGAGTTTGCAAAAGCAACATTAAGTGATTTTGCTATAGACAATGCAATAAAAGCATCTCAAGCTTTATGTTTTACCGCTTTAGATGTATTGCAAAATCCTCAATTATTAAGTGAA
- a CDS encoding sigma factor G inhibitor Gin, which produces MRNRCIICGKNSEHGIIICGKEICLNCEKAISEMSADSDKYELNRRKIRKHLAEIIDKSN; this is translated from the coding sequence ATGAGAAATAGATGTATTATATGTGGAAAAAATTCTGAACATGGTATAATAATATGCGGAAAGGAAATTTGTTTAAATTGTGAAAAAGCTATATCAGAAATGTCTGCTGATTCAGATAAATATGAATTAAATAGAAGAAAGATAAGAAAGCATTTGGCAGAAATAATTGATAAATCAAATTAA